The window GACCGATGAAGAGAGAATGGCCATGGCCCGGCTCATCGACGACTGCAGGACTCTGACCGACCGCGAGCGGCATCCCGACGGCTACAACATCGGAGTCAACGTCGGGGAGGCCGCCGGACAGAACATCATGCATGTCCACGTCCACTTCATCCCGCGCTACCGGGGGGATGCCCCCGGAGAGCACGAAGGCGGGGTCCGGGGCGTGATACCGCGTAAATCAGGTTGAAGTTCTTCCGGGGCGCCGTTACCGCACCGGTGTGAGAGTGCGCCGCGCAGGAGGAAACCAATTGATGAGCGGGCGCCATCAAGCCATGAAATCATGCCGTGGTGCTCCATACGCCGGATCGGTACTGCGGGCAGTCATTTTTTGGGCGGATACCTCAGCTGAAATCTTATCCAAGGCCCGACATCCATCAAGATCGGCGCCCGAGGACCTATACATCGGGGGCCATTTAGAATGATTAATTATGCAAGTAAGGCATAGTTACCCTATGAGGGACAATAGTTGCAGACGCTGCTCTTCCTAATACTGTTTCCCATCCTAGTCGCATGTCTTTTATTGTTCGTAAAACGAACGACGTTGCGCTATGTTGTGGTCGCCCTCTCAGCTCTCGCAATCGGCGGGGCGTCGATATACCTGCTTATCCGGTATGCATTCGAAGGAACGGTCTACTTTGCCGCGCCTTCGGAGGTCGTCGGCCCCGTCATGGTGGCCATAGAGATGGGTCTTGCGCTCTTCATCATCTATAT of the Methanoculleus thermophilus genome contains:
- a CDS encoding HIT family protein, translating into MPCPFCNPKQEDIVLANDLCYARYDIHPVSPGHLLVIPFRHVASYFDTTDEERMAMARLIDDCRTLTDRERHPDGYNIGVNVGEAAGQNIMHVHVHFIPRYRGDAPGEHEGGVRGVIPRKSG